The region GGTCCGGGTCCATGGCAGCAGGACTGCTGATAAACTGATTGCGTTCTTCTGTAAAATCATTCAGGGCGGTCTCAAGCCGGGATATCAGTTTCAGCTCCTCCTCTACTTCCTCTGCATTGTATTTCTCAAGAGCTGCCTTGTATTTGGACAAGTTCTCATCGATGATTCCTTTGTGACGTGTCAAGGCTTCCACACAGGCTTCCTTATCCGCTTTGTCACTGGACAGCACCATCTCCAAAAGGTCTGTCCGCACTTCCTGAAAAGAAGCGCTGACCCTCTCCATACATTCCAATGCCGTAACTGTATCCGAATAAGCAACATTGTAGGACCCGCCCACGCGTTCCAGGCCCACAATCCCCACAATTCCTATTATGCCGGCAATCAGCGCCACAAGAAGGAAACCGCTAATGATCTTACCGCCGATTTTTAAGTTGCTGAACCATTTCTTCATAAAATTTACCCTCCTAACAGTACTTTCTTTCATTCCTCTATTTATCCTTTTAAAAGGAACCTCCGTGAGACCTGTATCGATCCCCCTCCCTCTGCTTTCCTCCCTTCGTATGGTGAATCACATAATTTCGATTTTGTTGTAACGCTGAAGAAATCCACACTGCCTTACAATATTTCATAATGAAAAATGCAGATAAACGTACGAAAACCAGGCTGGTTAAAAAAAAGACCTTCACCAGCCTGGTTTTCGTACATAAAATTCTAAAAACATTAGTCATCTGTCATTTGATTACGCTTTATTTATGATTATTTATGTGAAACACTTGCCATTTTCCGCGCGGATGATATATAATCATGTCGATACTTGTCTAATTTTGGAAACAGTTACAACAAAATCGAAATTATGTGATCACTAGACGCATGTGTTCAATCTGCTGTGCATGAACTGTACCGCTTTCCACGGTATAGATCCTGGTAGTATTGATATTGGAATGGCCCAGGATATCCGCCAGCCGAAACAGGTCTTTTTCCAGGGTATAATAAATGCGGGCAAACAGATGGCGCAGATTATGGGGAAATACTTTTTCCGGCTTCACATCCGCACTTTTGCAAAGGTCTTTCATGTCCCGCCAGATATTGGAACGATCCAGGGGCTTGCCTGTTTTTGTGACAAAAACAGGCCCAAAGCTTCGTTTTTGTCTCCGGGCATATGAGATCAGGGCCCGCCGCAGCTTTTCAGGCAGAAATATGGTCCGTGTCTTGCCTTTGCAGTTCACATCTGCACGCCCCGCTTGCACTGCTTCCATGGTGATGAATTGCAGCTCAGAAACCCGGATGCCTGTGGCGCAGATGGATTGAATGACAAGAGAAAGACGCTGGTTGCCTTCTCTCTCAGCCGCCTGCACCAGACGCAGATATTCTTTGCGGGTAAGCTCTTTCTCCTCCCGGCAAAATAAATTCCTCTGTATTTTCAAAGGCTTGACCTTTAAATCTATCCAGCCGGCGAAATTCAAAAATGCATTGACTGCCGCCAGCATGGTATTGACACTGGCAGCGGCATAATTCCTTGTCAGATATTCCTTCCAATCGATCAGGGCACTTT is a window of [Clostridium] saccharolyticum WM1 DNA encoding:
- a CDS encoding tyrosine-type recombinase/integrase — encoded protein: MSQAKKKRDITPELIKRFSVYLREQEKSTSTIEKYKRDLAVLCNFLGDVPITKSALIDWKEYLTRNYAAASVNTMLAAVNAFLNFAGWIDLKVKPLKIQRNLFCREEKELTRKEYLRLVQAAEREGNQRLSLVIQSICATGIRVSELQFITMEAVQAGRADVNCKGKTRTIFLPEKLRRALISYARRQKRSFGPVFVTKTGKPLDRSNIWRDMKDLCKSADVKPEKVFPHNLRHLFARIYYTLEKDLFRLADILGHSNINTTRIYTVESGTVHAQQIEHMRLVIT